ACCAGACATACCAACGGCGCCATCCCCGCCATCCTGGACGAGCTGCGCTTCGCCATGGACATCGAGCTCAACGATGTCGGCAGTGACAAGTGGTCGACCAAGATGCTTCACATGAGCGTCACCAAGATGTCGGCCCTGATGCTCTCGCGCATCTTCATCGGCCGCCCCATCAGCCGTCGTCCCGAGTGGCTGCGCTCGGCCATCGGGTACACTATCGATCTCATGCGCGCCCGCCACGCGTTGAACAAGTACCCCTACTGGCTGCGTCTGATCATTGgaaagtgggtgcccgagGTCAAGCAGATGCAGTCCCATCTGGAAAGCGGCAAGAAGATCCTCATGCCCATTGTCGAGAACCTGGTCAAGGAGAGGACCAGCGTGAAGAACCCAAACTCAtgggaggacgagaagaagcctcTCCAGCACTACATGTCCGACGAAGAAGCGCTTGAGTTTGACGACGCGCAGGGCACTTTTTGCTCGTGGCTGTTGAAGTACGCCATCATCCCCGAGGGCGCCTCCAATGAGGACATTGCGACCTCCCTGGCCCTCAACCAACTCGCCCGTAAGTTTAGTCTCCCTTGATTTATCAAGACGCAACCACTAACGAGGCAATTATAGTGTCGTGGGTGTCCATCCACAGCGTGAGCTACACGGTCACTCGTGCCATGTATGATCTCGCCACCAGGCCAGAGTACTTCGCCCCCCTCCGTCAGGAGATCGAGGATATCCTGAAGGAGGACGGATTCACCACGGACGAGAAGGGCCGCAGGATCATGGAACGCACATCCTACGTCAAGCTGAGGAAGCTCGACAGCTTCCTGAAGGAGAGCATGAGACTCTGCCCGAACAAGCTCGTCAACATGGCCCGCATCGTCCAGAGCCCTGTCACCCTCTCGACGGGCCACACGCTGCCCGCCGGCACTCGTATCGGTGTCCCGGTGTACCACGTCATGACCTCCCCCAGCACGCAACAGACCTACGACGAGAGCGCGGGCATGGCCCCCGCCAACGAGTTCGACGGGTTCAGGTTTTACAAGCTGCGCCAGCAGGACGGCAACGAGAACAAGTTCCACTACATCACGACGACGTCCGACTACCTGGCCTGGGGGCTCGGCACCCACAGCTGTCCGGGCCGCTTCTTCAGCAGTACCGCCATCAAGGTGCTCTTTGTCGAGATGCTTCGTTTCTGGGACTTCAGGCTCGtgggcgacgtcgaccgcAAGGGCGGACCGGCTGTCGGCCACAGGCTCAACGACTTCACCCTGACGACGGACGTCACGGTTCCGCTTGAGATCAAGCGTTTGGAGGGGGCTAAATAGACATTATTGAAGAGCTCGCTTGTTGTCATCCAAAGTCTGTTCGACAACATtttggagggggaggaggaggaggaggttagcAGCAAATCAGTGCCTGGAGTTTTGCGGTGTATACGATATGGGGAGTGACTTGCAGACTTCAAGCAATTCGGTGGAACAGTTCCATGATTTTCAAATTGTTATGCTGCTTGCCTCCATCACAAAAATGACTAGATTTAGAAGACAAAACGATTCACTTTTTGCTCATAAAGAAGACTCGGGCAGAACAAGTTCGATTCCTTGCAAAGTCCGAGCCCAGTCCTCTAACACTTATTCATGGAAGTACCCGACAACCGTACTTGCTTGCTACATAGGTTTAAACGATCTAGCAGGCACCAAGAGATAGTTGGCCCTTGCAATTGGCAGTGGTTGAAACCTTGGGGCTCTCCAGTCCTCTATCGACACCCTTGTATTCCTGGCAAACCTTGGCCACAGCTGTGCCGCAAGAGCCGGTCACAGAGGCCGTGTCTCCGTAGTTTGAGTTGATGCCGGCGACCAGTTTGACATTGTTGGCCTTCAGGTTGCTCACTGCGACATTCCTCGGCCCTCCGTTGTTGCTGCAGCTGCCGCATGAGCGGTACAGGTATGTCGAGTCGATGGCAGTGAAGTCCTTGACGGTGACGTTGCCGCGGCCCTTGTGGTAGATGActtcggcggccttggcgccACCGCCCTCCACGAGAACGTTGCCGTTGCCACTGAGCAGAATCGAATCTGTTTCGTCCGCCAGTCAGTCGGGTGGCCGACTTTCCCACGCCAGATTCTGGGGGGATGTAGACGCGTGAAGGCGGGAAGAGCAAACTTACAATCACAACCGCGACGGAACCAGACATTCTTCAACGTGCAGGCACCTCTGCACTCGATGCCCTGCACCTGGCCTTGGCCAATGATGACGTTGCTGATGCTCGCGCCGTCTTCCAGGATGAACAccggctcgccgccgttgctCAGGACGTCGGTCTCGCAAGCCCGTCCGCGATCGAACTCCCTGTTTCCAAAGTCTCTGGA
This sequence is a window from Colletotrichum higginsianum IMI 349063 chromosome 8, whole genome shotgun sequence. Protein-coding genes within it:
- a CDS encoding Pectate lyase A, encoding MAIAKIFSTALLAGLVAAQTLTIPTRTGSIISLSLPSLISGSRDFGNREFDRGRACETDVLSNGGEPVFILEDGASISNVIIGQGQVQGIECRGACTLKNVWFRRGCDYSILLSGNGNVLVEGGGAKAAEVIYHKGRGNVTVKDFTAIDSTYLYRSCGSCSNNGGPRNVAVSNLKANNVKLVAGINSNYGDTASVTGSCGTAVAKVCQEYKGVDRGLESPKVSTTANCKGQLSLGAC
- a CDS encoding Cytochrome P450 monooxygenase is translated as MAIKQIVASSMASCQPTTLLAIFVALGAVSYIAFFRKPSLNMPVVVPDPGPEGVFNTLTRLYEKYPDTPFMLKTSRPIVILPGNLVDDVKNMPEDKVSLHAEVKIDHSMAVTKVGGGTYGSELLPTVRIDLTRHTNGAIPAILDELRFAMDIELNDVGSDKWSTKMLHMSVTKMSALMLSRIFIGRPISRRPEWLRSAIGYTIDLMRARHALNKYPYWLRLIIGKWVPEVKQMQSHLESGKKILMPIVENLVKERTSVKNPNSWEDEKKPLQHYMSDEEALEFDDAQGTFCSWLLKYAIIPEGASNEDIATSLALNQLALSWVSIHSVSYTVTRAMYDLATRPEYFAPLRQEIEDILKEDGFTTDEKGRRIMERTSYVKLRKLDSFLKESMRLCPNKLVNMARIVQSPVTLSTGHTLPAGTRIGVPVYHVMTSPSTQQTYDESAGMAPANEFDGFRFYKLRQQDGNENKFHYITTTSDYLAWGLGTHSCPGRFFSSTAIKVLFVEMLRFWDFRLVGDVDRKGGPAVGHRLNDFTLTTDVTVPLEIKRLEGAK